In a genomic window of Leifsonia xyli subsp. cynodontis DSM 46306:
- a CDS encoding LCP family protein produces MSLATTPLRNPDTASAGVMTKRGWWLVALNILLPGAAQLVAGDRRLGRVGLIATAALWLLALAALLILLISPSTVYTLATQSGSLTFAQIVLIVYPLLWVVLTLDTLRLVRLVKARSKARGWIAAFSVVVLVGLTGTAAYGSVVAASARGALAGIFTAGPSEPPVKGRYNIMLLGGDAGPDREGLRPDSMSIVSIDATTGKAVTIGLPRDLDPVPFVSSSPLHELYPDGYGDKGRCDVDVCQLNSIYTEVELYKPELYPTAKKNGSEPGIEAMRDALEGATGLTIQYFVLIDMQGFADLIDVLGGVDVTVSERVPIGGDENLNGVVEWIEPGEGHLDGYHAQWYARARHGTSDYDRMVRQRQLQDAILKQFTPANIVAKFQDIAKAGKQVMKTDIPQSMLGYFVDLGMKTKAQKVDQLELVPPTIDPENPDYTQIRRLVQQAVAPATPKPSSM; encoded by the coding sequence ATGAGCCTCGCCACCACTCCGCTGCGCAACCCGGACACGGCCTCGGCCGGGGTGATGACCAAGCGCGGCTGGTGGCTGGTCGCCCTCAATATCCTGCTGCCCGGGGCGGCGCAGCTCGTCGCGGGCGATCGGCGCCTCGGCCGGGTGGGTCTGATCGCGACGGCGGCGCTCTGGCTTCTCGCACTCGCCGCACTACTGATCCTGCTGATCTCGCCGTCCACCGTGTACACGCTGGCGACGCAGTCCGGCAGCCTGACGTTCGCGCAGATCGTGCTGATCGTGTACCCACTGCTGTGGGTGGTGCTGACGCTCGACACCCTGCGGCTCGTGCGCCTGGTGAAGGCGCGCTCGAAGGCCCGGGGCTGGATCGCCGCCTTCTCGGTCGTCGTCCTGGTGGGCCTCACCGGGACTGCCGCCTACGGCTCCGTCGTCGCCGCGTCCGCTCGCGGCGCGCTCGCCGGAATCTTCACCGCCGGCCCCTCAGAGCCGCCCGTCAAAGGCCGTTACAACATCATGCTGCTCGGTGGCGACGCCGGTCCCGACCGCGAGGGCCTGCGTCCGGACAGCATGTCCATCGTGAGCATCGACGCCACGACCGGCAAAGCGGTCACCATCGGCCTGCCCCGCGATCTCGACCCGGTGCCCTTCGTCTCCAGCTCGCCCCTGCACGAGCTGTATCCGGACGGCTATGGCGACAAAGGGCGCTGCGACGTCGATGTGTGCCAGCTCAACTCCATCTACACCGAGGTGGAGCTCTACAAGCCCGAGCTGTATCCGACGGCCAAGAAGAACGGCAGCGAGCCGGGGATCGAGGCCATGCGCGACGCGCTCGAAGGCGCGACCGGGCTCACCATCCAGTACTTCGTGCTCATCGACATGCAGGGCTTCGCCGATCTCATCGACGTCCTCGGCGGTGTGGATGTCACCGTGAGCGAGCGCGTGCCGATCGGCGGCGACGAGAACCTGAACGGCGTGGTCGAGTGGATAGAGCCGGGCGAGGGGCATCTCGACGGCTATCACGCGCAGTGGTACGCCCGCGCGAGGCACGGCACCAGCGACTACGACCGGATGGTGCGTCAGCGTCAGTTGCAGGACGCGATTCTGAAGCAGTTCACTCCGGCGAACATCGTCGCCAAGTTCCAGGACATCGCGAAGGCCGGAAAGCAGGTGATGAAGACCGACATCCCGCAGTCGATGCTCGGGTACTTCGTGGACCTCGGCATGAAGACCAAAGCGCAGAAAGTGGACCAGCTGGAACTGGTGCCGCCGACCATCGATCCGGAGAATCCGGACTACACGCAGATCCGCCGCCTGGTGCAGCAGGCTGTGGCGCCGGCCACCCCGAAGCCCTCCTCGATGTGA